The Schizosaccharomyces pombe strain 972h- genome assembly, chromosome: I genome contains a region encoding:
- the atg44 gene encoding mitofissin Atg44, giving the protein MPFLSRLFHYGVDLALVSTCVAGIRRSSGISFEVEKIHNEDVKTAVEKYLNFGEWAFDQSSAFLGSSTWFKKV; this is encoded by the exons ATG CCTTTTCTTTCCCGACTATTTCATTACGGTGTCGACTTAGCACTAGTCTCTACTTGTGTGGCCGGCATCCGTCGATCATCTGGTATTTC TTTTGAGGTCGAGAAAATTCATAACGAAGACGTTAAGACAGCTGTCGAAAAGTATCTAAACTTTGGTGAATGGGCCTTTGATCAATCTTCTGCCTTCTTAGGTTCTTCAACATGGTTCAAAAAGGTATAA
- the nsp1 gene encoding nucleoporin Nsp1: MSFNPGNNQNSGFSFGKPAQPNSAAQGAATPAATGLFGNTNNNTSSTAPSGGLFGSNNASNTSAPSTFSFGKAATTGNSTNASTSSPFSFGSTNTNNTAGAKPLFGGLGSTGSANSTGDKSKNTASSATGAATTNPSGSTFNFGSSNNSFNFGKPASTTNTTTPAAASTGSLFGKPAATGTTSNAPPASSTSTTPATGSGGFSFGKPASLGSTNNASTSTTANSGFSFGKPATTSAPGSNTTVTPSSSITGTNDSKPAASNTGSAPTTGFSFGKPAGQAASTATDKGTTTTSSAGTGFSFGKPATTEDTNKPTAPNSAFTKPATSTGDNKPTFSFGNTSKPTENTSTTATSAPPLSNNTKPAEGANQTSSGFSFGKPATDTTTSTSKTGPLFGNKPADPSAKPGATASTTPSEPPPSSIKHKTLQEILNKWSTDLTTQTEVFNKLCDQVSDWDRTLVDNGALISKLYTETVEAEQMSNRIDDGLEYVSSSQQELFKLLDSYETQLETFDGRATSALNVERERAFGVADDILSRLDRLGEDLGTVINQMNDFSKPDDSISEIVKVLNAQLASLGWVENRIFQMEEKLDTIKKKNSDVLF; the protein is encoded by the exons ATGT CTTTCAACCCAGGTAATAACCAGAATTCAGGGTTTTCATTTGGGAAACCTGCGCAGCCGAATTCAGCTGCGCAAGGAGCAGCAACTCCTGCGGCGACTGGCTTGTTTGGAAACACAAATAATAATACCTCTTCTACAGCGCCGTCTGGAGGCTTATTTGGTTCTAATAACGCGAGTAACACCAGTGCTCCCAGtaccttttcttttggtaAAGCAGCGACTACAGGCAACTCAACAAATGCATCAACGAGTTCACCTTTTTCGTTTGGGTCTACTAATACCAACAATACTGCTGGGGCTAAACCTCTTTTCGGAGGTTTAGGAAGTACCGGGTCTGCTAACTCTACTGGtgataaaagtaaaaacacCGCTTCTTCTGCTACAGGTGCAGCAACTACTAATCCTTCAGGTAgtacttttaattttggaagttcaaataattcttttaatttcgGTAAACCCGCTTCTACGACTAATACGACGACTCCGGCAGCCGCTAGTACTGGTTCTTTGTTTGGGAAGCCTGCTGCTACAGGGACTACAAGCAATGCCCCTCCAGCTTCTTCTACTTCTACGACACCTGCTACTGGAAGCGGAGGTTTTAGCTTTGGAAAACCTGCTAGTTTAGGCTCTACTAATAATGCATCCACTTCAACCACTGCTAATTCAGGCTTTAGCTTCGGAAAGCCTGCAACTACTTCAGCTCCAGGATCTAACACTACTGTCACCCCCAGTAGCTCCATTACGGGAACCAATGACTCAAAGCCTGCTGCATCTAACACTGGTTCTGCTCCAACTACTGGTTTCTCTTTTGGTAAGCCTGCGGGCCAAGCAGCTTCAACCGCAACGGACAAAGGTACTACCACCACATCTTCAGCTGGTACTGGATTTAGTTTTGGAAAACCTGCAACTACAGAGGATACTAATAAACCTACTGCTCCCAACTCAGCTTTTACAAAACCGGCTACTTCAACTGGTGATAATAAGccaacattttcttttggaaacACTTCAAAACCTACGGAAAATACTAGCACAACAGCAACTTCAGCTCCGCCACTTTCGAACAATACGAAACCTGCAGAAGGTGCGAATCAGACTAGCTCTGGATTTTCATTTGGTAAACCTGCAACTGATACTACAACATCTACTTCAAAAACCGGTCCCCTTTTTGGTAATAAACCTGCCGATCCCAGCGCCAAGCCGGGCGCTACTGCCTCCACTACTCCTTCTGAGCCTCCTCCATCTTCTATCAAACACAAAACTCTTCAGGAAATCCTTAATAAATGGTCTACTGATTTGACTACGCAAACTgaagtttttaataagcTTTGTGACCAGGTTTCTGACTGGGATAGAACTTTAGTAGACAATGGTGCTTTAATATCGAAATTATACACTGAAACTGTTGAAGCAGAACAGATGTCAAACCGCATTGATGACGGATTGGAATATGTATCTTCCAGCCAGCAAGAGCTATTTAAATTGCTGGATTCTTATGAAACTCAGTTGGAGACCTTTGATGGTCGTGCAACTTCAGCACTTAACGTCGAACGTGAGCGCGCTTTTGGTGTTGCTGATGATATTTTGAGTAGATTGGATCGATTGGGTGAAGACCTTGGTACTGTCATAAACCaaatgaatgatttttctAAACCCGATGATTCAATTTCCGAAATTGTGAAGGTTTTGAATGCACAGTTGGCAAGTCTCGGATGGGTTGAAAATAGAATATTTCAAATGGAAGAAAAGTTGgatacaataaaaaaaaagaattctGACGTTTTGTTCTAA
- the dsk2 gene encoding UBA domain protein Dph1/Dsk2, giving the protein MTNISLTIKAANDQKYAVTVDSESSVLALKEAIAPVADIEKERQRLIYAGRVLKDEESLKTYKIQDGHSIHLVKTLGQNPAAAATNVSDRTQQVPTNIQAGQGANNPLANLTSARYAGFNIPMPSASMFGPNPENPVPPSTEELANMLSNPMVQSSINEMFSNPQMLDMIINSSPHLRNAPPYVRQMMQSPEFRRAMTDPDTMRQMAQLHQQMGAAGIDPMSLMGGGLGGAGLGGLGGAGLGGFGGANNATAGIAGAAPVDQTAAANTIQNLLNNLGGAGFGAGLGDAGLGAGLGGAASPPAPAQDTRPPEERYAEQLSQLNEMGFVDFERNVQALRRSGGNVQGAIESLLSDL; this is encoded by the coding sequence ATGACCAATATATCGTTGACTATTAAGGCGGCAAATGATCAAAAGTACGCAGTTACAGTTGATAGTGAATCTTCTGTACTTGCATTAAAGGAAGCCATTGCGCCTGTAGCTGATATAGAGAAGGAACGACAAAGACTGATTTACGCTGGTCGCGTTCTGAAAGATGAAGAGTCATTAAAAACATACAAAATTCAAGATGGACATAGTATACATTTGGTAAAAACCTTAGGACAAAATCCTGCAGCCGCCGCCACGAATGTATCGGACCGCACTCAACAAGTTCCAACGAATATTCAAGCAGGTCAGGGTGCTAATAATCCTCTTGCCAATTTAACTAGCGCTCGTTACGCTGGATTTAATATCCCTATGCCATCAGCATCTATGTTTGGTCCTAATCCTGAGAATCCTGTTCCACCCTCGACCGAAGAGCTTGCCAATATGTTGTCTAATCCTATGGTGCAGTCTTCTATTAATGAGATGTTTTCAAATCCTCAAATGTTGGATATGATTATTAATAGCAGCCCGCATCTTCGTAATGCACCTCCTTATGTCCGTCAAATGATGCAGTCCCCTGAGTTCCGTCGCGCGATGACTGATCCCGACACAATGCGCCAAATGGCTCAACTACATCAACAAATGGGTGCTGCCGGTATTGACCCTATGTCCTTAATGGGGGGTGGTCTAGGAGGAGCTGGCTTAGGCGGTTTAGGTGGAGCTGGTTTAGGTGGATTTGGAGGGGCTAATAATGCTACAGCTGGTATTGCAGGTGCCGCACCTGTTGATCAAACTGCTGCTGCCAACaccattcaaaatttattaaataactTGGGAGGAGCTGGCTTCGGTGCTGGTTTGGGAGACGCCGGTTTGGGAGCTGGCCTTGGGGGAGCTGCCTCTCCTCCAGCTCCTGCTCAAGATACTCGCCCTCCAGAAGAGCGTTATGCTGAGCAATTGAGCCAGCTTAATGAAATGGGCTTTGTGGATTTCGAGCGTAACGTTCAAGCACTAAGAAGAAGTGGAGGAAACGTGCAAGGTGCTATTGAATCTTTGTTGAGTGATCTTTAA
- the rmt2 gene encoding N-methyltransferase has translation MDAPLVNESVEFQESQESLSLLEASKQLDLKKIQNLVDQGAVTSAIDIESGKNALHFIASYAEKETEVQAIEVTKWILSNGGVWNGIDRANETPGCIARRRNLLRLYETIVDAGVRSELLLSLLERKELTNEQLDTNEKYLQSALSYTQPTEDSSSLLDSDANAVMMSWERKIMHRSAEIIAPTKGRRVLNVGFGLGIIDTFLQEKEPSLHVIIEPHPDVLKHMRKNGWMDRENVIVYETTWENAINDIASKYVFDGIYYDAFAESYEDLRNFFDSVVGLLDPETDSKFSFFNGLGADNQTFYDVYKKLVPIDLVSFGLQCTYESMPVSSKDEEWKGAKRRYWDVSKYFLPIVTFDF, from the coding sequence ATGGACGCTCCACTAGTGAATGAATCGGTGGAATTCCAAGAATCTCAAGAGTCCTTAAGTCTCTTGGAAGCCTCCAAACAActagatttaaaaaaaattcaaaatctAGTGGATCAGGGGGCAGTTACTTCAGCTATCGATATCGAGTCTGGCAAAAATGCTTTACATTTTATAGCCTCATACGCTGAGAAGGAGACAGAGGTTCAAGCTATTGAAGTAACGAAATGGATCCTTTCTAATGGTGGAGTCTGGAATGGTATTGATAGAGCTAACGAAACTCCTGGATGCATTGCACGTCGTAGGAATTTATTGCGCTTGTACGAAACAATCGTGGATGCTGGAGTTCGATCAGAGCTATTACTTTCTCTCTTAGAGAGGAAGGAACTTACAAACGAACAATTGGATACTAACGAAAAATACTTGCAAAGTGCACTCTCCTATACGCAACCTACAGAAGACAGTTCAAGCCTTTTGGATAGTGATGCAAACGCTGTTATGATGAGTTGGGAACGAAAAATAATGCATCGTTCTGCTGAAATTATTGCACCAACCAAGGGCCGCCGTGTTTTGAATGTCGGCTTTGGTCTTGGAATAATAGATACGTTCCTTCAGGAAAAGGAGCCTTCGCTTCATGTGATCATTGAGCCCCATCCGGACGTTCTGAAACATATGCGTAAAAACGGTTGGATGGATCGTGAAAATGTGATTGTATATGAGACAACTTGGGAGAACGCTATTAACGACATTGCGTCTAAATACGTTTTCGATGGCATCTACTATGATGCTTTCGCAGAAAGCTACGAAGATCTTCGAAACTTCTTTGATTCAGTTGTTGGTCTCTTAGATCCTGAAACAGATTCCAAgttctccttttttaacGGATTGGGCGCCGACAACCAAACATTTTACgatgtttacaaaaaattggtCCCCATCGATCTTGTATCGTTCGGGCTTCAATGTACATACGAATCCATGCCCGTAAGTAGTAAAGACGAGGAATGGAAAGGCGCAAAGCGTCGATACTGGGATGTTTCAAAGTATTTCTTGCCCATTGTcacttttgatttttaa
- a CDS encoding sorbose reductase: MTSMFSLKGKTTLITGGSGGIGFSIAKAFAAAGSNVGLLYGRNKKALEYAAELRDKHGVQAKAYSCPIENRSAVIETTNQAVEELGGRLDVMIANAGIAIPHLSLEDKNEDIWTKVVGINLNGAYYTAQAAGHHFKKQGKGSLIFTASMSGHIANWPQQWASYHATKAAVKHLARALAVEWAPFARVNSVSPGYIDTDLTLYADENLRKKWKEYTPQARIGLPDELPGAYLYLASDASSYCTGSDIIVDGGYCSR, from the coding sequence ATGACTTCTATGTTTTCTCTTAAAGGTAAAACCACTCTCATCACCGGTGGTTCAGGCGGTATCGGATTTTCGATTGCTAAAGCATTCGCTGCCGCTGGATCTAATGTTGGTCTTTTGTACGGTCGTAACAAAAAGGCTCTTGAGTATGCTGCTGAATTACGCGACAAACATGGTGTTCAAGCCAAGGCTTATTCTTGCCCCATTGAGAACCGTAGTGCTGTAATTGAAACCACCAACCAGGCAGTTGAGGAATTGGGTGGTCGTTTGGATGTAATGATTGCTAATGCTGGTATTGCGATTCCCCACTTATCCTTGGAAGATAAGAATGAAGACATCTGGACCAAGGTCGTGGGCATAAACCTGAACGGTGCTTATTATACTGCACAGGCTGCTGGCCATCATTTTAAGAAGCAAGGAAAGGGCAGTTTGATCTTCACGGCTAGTATGAGTGGTCACATTGCCAATTGGCCTCAACAATGGGCTTCTTATCATGCTACCAAGGCTGCTGTCAAACATCTGGCTCGCGCTCTTGCCGTTGAGTGGGCCCCTTTCGCTCGTGTCAACTCCGTGTCTCCTGGCTACATTGACACAGATTTGACTCTGTACGCTGATGAAAACTTGCGTAAGAAATGGAAGGAGTATACTCCTCAAGCCCGTATTGGTCTACCTGATGAGCTTCCCGGTGCTTACTTATACCTTGCTTCCGATGCTAGTTCCTACTGCACAGGTAGTGACATTATTGTTGACGGTGGTTACTGTTCTCgttaa
- a CDS encoding uncharacterized protein (Schizosaccharomyces pombe specific protein), with the protein MISLLSIKMQAIKELDSEEEPKVGEFYKGNTISFCKNSLENDTQLPQILFCINPKSIRNFLFPPIAISDPKEAQNHCSSYYYIKYRYYIVQSRCGMMGRMSF; encoded by the coding sequence ATGATTTCGCTTCTCTCGATCAAGATGCAAGCGATTAAAGAACTGGACTCGGAAGAGGAACCAAAAGTTGGCGAGTTCTATAAGGGCAACACAATTTcgttttgcaaaaattcgCTTGAAAATGATACTCAATTACCTCAAATTCTCTTCTGCATTAATCCTAAATCCATCcgaaattttctttttccacCCATAGCAATATCAGATCCGAAAGAAGCTCAAAATCACTGTTCGTCTTACTATTATATTAAGTACCGGTATTATATTGTACAGTCAAGATGCGGGATGATGGGAAGAAtgtctttttaa
- the alp31 gene encoding tubulin-specific chaperone cofactor A Alp31 gives MSNTVRSLVIKTNVVKRIIKDVELAHIDINEAEKRVQSKIDNGEDSAEIEHQKFVLKKHLEALPDALVRLRNATNDLESISSDSAYEGTPELEQANEYLEKAKEVIEKEQTNFPTNGYH, from the exons ATGTCAAATACTGTTAGGAGCTTAGTCATCAAAACTAATGTcgttaaaagaattattaaagatgTAGAA TTGGCTCATATCGATATTAACGAGGCCGAGAAACGTGTACAAAGTAAAATTGATAATGGGGAAGATTCTGCAGAAATTGAGCATCAG aaatttgttttgaagaagCATCTTGAGGCGTTGCCAGATGCTCTTGTACGTCTTCGTAATGCGACGAACGACTTGGAATCCATTTCTTCTGACAGTGCATACGAAGGAACTCCTGAACTTGAACAAgcaaatgaatatttagaaaaagcaaaagaagtaattgaaaaagagcAAACGAATTTCCCCACGAATGGGTACCACTGA
- a CDS encoding uncharacterized protein (Schizosaccharomyces pombe specific protein), giving the protein MLLVSRNICRIKGNTIDWRNLKKDLSMTWIILK; this is encoded by the exons ATGCTGCTTGTTAGCAGGAACATTTg TAGAATAAAGGGGAATAc AATAGATTGGCGAaatcttaaaaaagatttaagCATGACTTGGATAATCCTTAAGTAG
- a CDS encoding palmitoyl-(protein) hydrolase, translating into MTAKLNSVIINPSVAHTATVIFLHGLGDSGQGWSFMANTWSNFKHIKWIFPNAPSIPVTVNNGMKMPAWYDIYSFADMKREDENGILRSAGQLHELIDAELALGIPSDRILIGGFSQGCMVSLYAGLTYPKRLAGIMGHSGFLPLASKFPSALSRVAKEIPILLTYMTEDPIVPSVLSSASAKYLINNLQLKCLDRPFEGDAHSLSSESFMAMYKFTQTVIGSP; encoded by the exons ATGACTGCCAAACTCAATTCAGTAATAATTAATCCCAGCGTGGCGCATACGGCCACTGTGATTTTCCTTCATG GTTTAGGAGATAGTGGACAAGGATGGTCTTTTATGGCAAATACGTGGTCGAATTTTAAGCATATTAAGTGGATCTTTCCCAATGC TCCATCTATCCCTGTTACCGTCAACAATGGCATGAAAATGCCAGCATG gTATGATATCTACAGTTTTGCGGATATGAAGAGGGAGGACGAGAATGGGATACTACGTTCAGCAGGCCAATTGCATGAATTGATTGATGCAGAACTTGCTTTGGGGATTCCTAGTGATCGCATATTAATTGGCGGATTTTCACAAG GTTGTATGGTTTCCCTTTACGCTGGACTTACCTATCCCAAACGTTTAGCAGGAATTATGGGGCATTCAGGGTTCTTACCTTTGgcttcaaaatttccatCCGCTCTCTCTCGAGTTGCTAAAGAGATACCCATTCTTTTGACTTATATGACCGAAGATCCTATTGTTCCCTCTGTCTTGTCGAGTGCTTCAGCTAAATACCTCATCAACAATCTACAGTTAAAATGTCTCGATCGACCTTTTGAGGGAGACGCCCACTCTCTCTCTTCAGAATCGTTTATGGCTATGTATAAATTTACTCAGACAGTTATTGGTTCACCATAA
- the dmc1 gene encoding RecA family ATPase Dmc1, whose protein sequence is MEEFAEGNDDEQMIFSDIEDLTAHGIGMTDIIKLKQAGVCTVQGVHMSTKRFLLKIKGFSEAKVDKLKEAASKMCPANFSTAMEISQNRKKVWSISTGSEALNGILGGGIQSMSITEVFGEFRCGKTQMSHTLCVTAQLPRDMGGAEGKVAFIDTEGTFRPDRIKAIAERFGVDADQAMENIIVSRAYNSEQQMEYITKLGTIFAEDGQYRLLIVDSIMALFRVDYSGRGELSERQQKLNIMLARLNHISEEFNVAVFVTNQVQADPGAAMMFASNDRKPVGGHVMAHASATRLLLRKGRGEERVAKLNDSPDMPEAECSYVITPGGIADVS, encoded by the exons ATGGAAGAATTCGCAGAGGGGAATGATGATGAACAAATGATATTTAGTGACATTGAAGACCTAACTGCTCACG GGATTGGTATGACCGATATCATAAAATTGAAGCAAGCAGGCGTTTGTACGGTGCAAGGAGTCCATATGTCCACAAAGAGATTTCTCCTTAAAATCAAAGGTTTCAGCGAAGCCAAAGTGGATAAACTGAAGGAAGCGGCATCAAAAATGTGCCCAGCAAACTTTTCCACTGCGATGGAAATCAGTCAAAATCGTAAAAAAGTATGGAGTATTTCGACAGGATCCGAGGCACTCAATGGCATCCTTGGAGGGGGAATTCAGTCGATGAGTATTACAGAAGTATTTGGAGAGTTTCGTTGTGGTAAAACACAAATGTCGCATACATTGTGTGTCACTGCCCAGCTTCCTCGAGATATGGGCGGGGCCGAAGGAAAAGTAGCATTCATAGATACAGAAGGAACATTTCGACCTGATCGAATCAAAGCCATTGCAGAACGATTTGGTGTAGACGCCGATCAGGCTATGGAGAATATCATTGTCAGTAGAGCATACAACTCTGAGCAACAAATGGAATACATCACAAAATTAGGAACCATTTTTGCTGAAGATGGCCAATACCGTTTGTTAATTGTCGATTCCATCATGGCACTATTTCGGGTTGACTATTCGGGTCGCGGGGAATTATCAGAAAGgcaacaaaaattaaacattaTGCTTGCTAGATTAAATCATATTTCTGAAGAGTTTAACGTAGCGGTCTTTGTCACAAATCAGGTTCAAGCAGACCCCGGAGCAGCAATGATGTTTGCGTCCAACGATCGAAAACCTGTAGGAGGCCATGTCATGGCTCACGCAAGCGCGACCCGTCTGCTGTTAAGAAAAGGTCGAGGTGAGGAACGTGTCGCAAAATTGAATGATTCTCCAGATATGCCTGAAGCCGAGTGCAGTTATGTGATTACACCTGGTGGCATAGCAGACGTTTCctaa
- the rad24 gene encoding 14-3-3 protein Rad24: protein MSTTSREDAVYLAKLAEQAERYEGMVENMKSVASTDQELTVEERNLLSVAYKNVIGARRASWRIVSSIEQKEESKGNTAQVELIKEYRQKIEQELDTICQDILTVLEKHLIPNAASAESKVFYYKMKGDYYRYLAEFAVGEKRQHSADQSLEGYKAASEIATAELAPTHPIRLGLALNFSVFYYEILNSPDRACYLAKQAFDEAISELDSLSEESYKDSTLIMQLLRDNLTLWTSDAEYSAAAAGGNTEGAQENAPSNAPEGEAEPKADA, encoded by the exons ATGTCTACTACTTCTCGTGAAGATGCTGTTTATTTAGCCAAACTTGCTGAGCAAGCCGAGCGCTATGAAG GCATGGTTGAAAACATGAAAAGCGTTGCCTCCACTGATCAAGAATTGACCGTCGAAGAGCGTAACTTGCTCTCTGTTGCTTATAAGAATGTAATTGGAGCTCGCCGGGCGTCTTGGCGTATCGTTTCCTCCATCGAGCAAAAGGAGGAGAGCAAAGGCAATACTGCTCAAGTTGAATTAATTAAGGAATATCGTCAAAAGATTGAACAAGAACTTGACACTATTTGCCAAGATATCTTGACCGTTCTTGAGAAGCACCTTATCCCTAATGCTGCCTCTGCCGAATCCAAGGTTTTCTACTACAAGATGAAGGGTGACTACTATCGTTACCTTGCTGAGTTTGCCGTTGGTGAGAAGCGCCAACACTCCGCTGATCAATCTCTTGAAGGTTACAAGGCCGCTTCTGAAATTGCTACCGCCGAACTTGCACCTACTCATCCTATCCGCTTAGGTCTTGCTCTTAATTTCTCCGTTTTCTACTATGAGATCTTGAACTCCCCCGACCGTGCTTGCTACTTAGCCAAGCAAGCCTTTGATGAAGCTATCTCCGAGTTGGACAGCCTTTCCGAGGAATCCTACAAAGATTCTACTTTAATCATGCAATTGTTGCGTGACAACCTTACCTTATGGACTTCTGATGCTGAATACAGTGCCGCCGCTGCTGGTGGTAACACCGAGGGAGCTCAAGAAAACGCTCCTTCCAATGCTCCAGAAGGCGAAGCTGAGCCCAAGGCGGACGCATAG